The following coding sequences are from one Lysobacterales bacterium window:
- a CDS encoding OmpW family protein: MIRTLIAVSVLAALAAAPAARAHEKGDLILRVGAHTVDPKSDNGTLAAGALAVDVGANTRPTFAAEWMLTDNLGLDVLASLPFKHNIKLNGTHAGSTKHLPPTVSLQWHFNPRGTVQPYLGAGINYTLFSGERSAGPIAGTDLDLGASWGLAAHAGIDFRVSDKWLVGFDARWIDIDTKVRVNGADVGTVNIDPIVFGAYVGYRF, from the coding sequence ATGATCCGCACCCTGATCGCCGTTTCCGTCCTGGCCGCGCTGGCGGCCGCCCCTGCCGCCCGCGCCCACGAGAAAGGCGACCTGATCCTGCGCGTCGGCGCGCACACGGTCGACCCGAAGTCCGACAACGGCACGCTCGCCGCGGGCGCACTCGCCGTCGACGTCGGCGCCAACACCCGGCCGACCTTCGCGGCCGAGTGGATGCTGACCGACAACCTGGGCCTCGACGTCCTGGCCTCGCTGCCGTTCAAACACAACATCAAGCTCAACGGCACGCACGCCGGCTCGACCAAGCACCTGCCGCCGACCGTCTCCCTGCAATGGCATTTCAATCCGCGCGGCACCGTGCAGCCCTATCTGGGCGCCGGCATCAACTACACGCTGTTCTCCGGTGAACGCAGCGCCGGCCCGATCGCCGGCACCGACCTGGACCTCGGCGCGTCCTGGGGCCTGGCCGCCCACGCCGGCATCGACTTCCGGGTCTCGGACAAGTGGCTGGTCGGCTTCGACGCCCGCTGGATCGACATCGACACCAAGGTCCGCGTCAACGGCGCCGATGTCGGCACCGTGAACATCGATCCGATCGTGTTCGGCGCCTACGTCGGCTACCGCTTCTGA
- a CDS encoding DUF3096 domain-containing protein has translation MTLHFELNALIALIAGILILIRPRLLNYIVAIYLIVIGVLGLIR, from the coding sequence ATGACCCTGCATTTCGAACTGAACGCCCTGATCGCACTGATCGCCGGCATCCTGATCCTGATCCGCCCCCGCCTGCTCAACTACATCGTCGCGATCTACCTGATCGTGATCGGCGTGCTCGGCCTGATCCGCTGA
- the hemN gene encoding oxygen-independent coproporphyrinogen III oxidase: MIAVPTFDAGLLRRYDRPGPRYTSYPTAPQFQSGFDAGDLERAARESNDDPIPQRLSLYVHVPFCVSPCFYCGCNRVITRDLSRSAPYVTRLVREAALLAPLFDRDREVVQLHFGGGTPNFLSPDQLTEVIESLGQHFSFSRDPGRDFSIELDPRTVGPGAIAQLARAGLNRASLGVQDFDPDVQRAVNRIQTEAETLEVIRACRDSGFRSVNVDLIYGLPRQTRDGFARTLDRIVEVRPDRLAVYSYAHLPDLFKAQRQIDEADLPAPEDKLALLALAIERLTAAGYVYVGMDHFALPDDDLARAQARGDLHRNFMGYTTHANCDLVGLGVSSISHIGATYSQNPRELPAWEAAIDAGRLPVWRGLRLDADDLLRADVIQRLICQGEVEIAAVEDRHGIDFESYFAPDLARLTALAADGLVAVGQGRIRATSRGRLLLRIICACFDRYLQQPAQVPARYSRAV, translated from the coding sequence ATGATCGCCGTCCCCACCTTCGATGCAGGCCTGCTGCGCCGCTACGACCGGCCCGGTCCGCGCTATACCTCCTACCCGACCGCACCGCAGTTCCAGTCCGGCTTCGATGCCGGCGACCTGGAGCGCGCCGCCCGGGAAAGCAACGACGACCCGATCCCGCAGCGGCTGTCGCTCTACGTGCATGTGCCGTTCTGCGTCAGCCCGTGCTTCTACTGCGGCTGCAACCGGGTAATCACGCGCGACCTCAGCCGCTCGGCACCCTATGTCACGCGCCTGGTCCGCGAGGCGGCGCTGCTGGCGCCGCTGTTCGACCGCGACCGCGAGGTGGTGCAACTGCACTTCGGCGGCGGCACGCCCAATTTCCTGTCGCCGGACCAGCTGACCGAGGTCATCGAGAGCCTGGGACAGCACTTCAGCTTCAGCCGGGACCCCGGCCGCGACTTCTCGATCGAACTCGACCCGCGCACGGTCGGCCCGGGCGCGATCGCCCAGCTCGCTCGCGCCGGCCTCAATCGCGCCAGCCTGGGCGTCCAGGACTTCGATCCGGACGTGCAGCGCGCGGTCAACCGCATCCAGACCGAGGCCGAAACCCTGGAGGTGATCAGGGCCTGCCGGGACAGCGGCTTCCGCTCGGTCAACGTCGACCTGATCTACGGCCTGCCCCGGCAGACCCGCGACGGCTTCGCCCGCACCCTCGACCGCATCGTCGAGGTCCGTCCGGACCGCCTGGCGGTCTACAGCTATGCGCACCTGCCGGACCTGTTCAAGGCACAACGCCAGATCGACGAGGCCGACCTGCCGGCGCCCGAGGACAAGCTGGCGTTGCTGGCGCTGGCCATCGAACGGCTGACCGCCGCCGGCTACGTCTACGTCGGCATGGACCACTTCGCGCTGCCGGATGACGACCTTGCCCGCGCCCAGGCGCGCGGCGATCTGCACCGCAACTTCATGGGCTACACCACCCACGCCAACTGCGACCTGGTCGGGCTGGGCGTCAGCTCGATCAGCCATATCGGCGCGACCTACAGCCAGAATCCCCGCGAACTGCCGGCCTGGGAGGCGGCGATCGACGCCGGCCGCCTGCCGGTGTGGCGCGGCCTGCGACTGGATGCCGACGACCTGCTGCGTGCCGACGTCATCCAGCGCCTGATCTGCCAGGGCGAGGTCGAGATCGCGGCCGTCGAGGATCGCCACGGGATTGATTTCGAAAGCTATTTCGCCCCGGACCTGGCGCGGCTCACGGCCCTGGCGGCGGACGGCCTGGTGGCGGTCGGCCAGGGCCGGATCCGCGCCACCTCGCGCGGCCGGCTGCTGCTGCGTATCATCTGCGCATGTTTCGACCGCTACCTGCAGCAACCCGCCCAGGTGCCGGCCCGGTACTCGCGCGCGGTGTGA
- the glnE gene encoding bifunctional [glutamate--ammonia ligase]-adenylyl-L-tyrosine phosphorylase/[glutamate--ammonia-ligase] adenylyltransferase: MSVQLPGALADLVGQRLAALAGAGPPPPWLPRLLLASDFAWDVLREDAGRLAELVARVDDLGDPATRWPGAGSDAARALRRFRRMESVRLVVRDLTGADDVRATLDGASALADCALDVALALAVERVAARHGRCRDGQGEAIAPVLFALGKLGGGELNFSSDVDLVFAYRGGGGDSDGARSLAPDAWQARVVRETAALLGEITPDGFVFRVDLRLRPFGQSGKPALPFPAMEQYFQREGRDWERYAWLKARPVAGDRAAGAEFLDMLRPFVYRRYLDYPAIDALREMKAQIDLEVQRQDLSDDIKLGPGGIREIEFLVQVVQLVRGGRDPTLRQRGLLTALAACAEAGYIAPATATMLRDAYLFLRRLENRLQMLRDAQTQALPESDVDRLRIALALDFPDWSALAAVLAGHRERVAGEFAQVLAPRARAGGDAPAAMLALWRALAEDRAGPAQIGAAGLSIGDALHDRLRALARSPGVQALSARARDRLDRLMATLLERLRGAPGQDEEAAAIVELLHVLLRRSNYLALLAQQPRALERLFALARGSRGLLRRLVEQPLLLDDVFDPRAPAPPAGEEIAQELVRAATGAGGDPEAVLAALAEARTSLHFRLGLAAVDGTLPAASIAAGLAAIARGVLAQVLHLALADTVRSHGWPTGGGPARCGLTLVGYGSVGAGELGFASDLDLVFVFDDALGAAETAGPRPIEGQRFYARVVQKLIAFLAVPLPGGRLYEIDARLRPDGAKGLLVTSLDGYAAYIRERAWTWEQQALVRSSVVAGDTALAARFEALRAAALGQTRDIPALRAAVAAMRARLRAQLDRSAPGRFDLKQGTGGLVDLEFLLQFLVLAHGHAHTALLAGRGSAELLVALRDAGVLDPATVLALLQSHAELLSRALVRTLDERPRVVPPDAVLDAARLPVTAAWQAWLGEPDGAHPGGAPAETAP, translated from the coding sequence ATGTCCGTGCAACTGCCGGGGGCGCTGGCCGATCTGGTCGGCCAGCGGCTGGCTGCCCTGGCCGGCGCAGGTCCGCCACCGCCCTGGCTGCCGCGCCTGTTGCTCGCCAGCGATTTCGCGTGGGACGTGCTGCGCGAAGACGCTGGACGGCTTGCGGAACTGGTCGCCCGCGTCGATGACCTGGGCGACCCGGCCACGCGCTGGCCGGGTGCCGGTTCGGACGCTGCCCGCGCCCTGCGCCGCTTCCGGCGCATGGAAAGCGTCCGGCTGGTGGTGCGCGACCTGACCGGTGCCGACGATGTCCGGGCCACGCTGGACGGCGCCAGCGCGCTGGCCGACTGCGCTCTGGACGTCGCCCTGGCGCTCGCCGTGGAGCGCGTCGCCGCCCGCCATGGCCGTTGCCGGGACGGGCAGGGCGAAGCGATCGCGCCCGTGCTGTTCGCGCTCGGCAAGCTGGGCGGCGGCGAGCTCAACTTCTCCTCCGACGTCGACCTGGTGTTCGCCTATCGCGGCGGTGGCGGGGACAGCGACGGTGCCCGGTCGCTGGCGCCCGATGCCTGGCAGGCGCGGGTGGTCCGGGAAACCGCCGCCCTGCTCGGCGAGATCACCCCGGACGGCTTCGTGTTCCGCGTCGATCTGCGGCTTCGGCCATTCGGCCAGTCCGGCAAGCCGGCCCTGCCGTTCCCGGCCATGGAGCAGTACTTCCAGCGCGAAGGCAGGGACTGGGAGCGCTACGCGTGGCTGAAGGCGCGCCCGGTGGCCGGCGACAGGGCGGCCGGCGCCGAGTTCCTGGACATGCTGCGGCCCTTCGTTTACCGGCGCTACCTGGATTACCCGGCGATCGATGCCCTGCGCGAGATGAAGGCGCAGATCGACCTGGAGGTGCAGCGCCAGGACCTGAGCGACGACATCAAGCTGGGGCCTGGCGGCATCCGCGAGATCGAGTTCCTGGTGCAGGTGGTGCAGCTGGTGCGCGGCGGACGCGACCCGACGCTGCGCCAGCGTGGGCTGCTGACTGCCCTGGCCGCCTGCGCCGAAGCCGGCTACATCGCGCCGGCGACCGCCACCATGCTGCGCGATGCGTACCTGTTCCTGCGCCGCCTGGAGAATCGCCTGCAGATGCTTCGGGACGCCCAGACCCAGGCGCTGCCCGAGTCGGACGTGGACCGCCTGCGCATCGCCCTGGCGCTGGATTTTCCGGACTGGTCGGCGCTTGCCGCGGTGCTGGCCGGGCACCGCGAGCGGGTGGCCGGCGAGTTTGCGCAGGTGCTGGCGCCGCGTGCGCGCGCCGGTGGCGATGCGCCGGCCGCCATGCTGGCGCTTTGGCGGGCGCTCGCCGAGGACCGGGCCGGGCCGGCACAGATCGGTGCCGCCGGTCTGTCGATCGGGGACGCCCTGCACGATCGCCTGCGCGCGCTCGCCCGCAGTCCAGGGGTGCAGGCGCTTTCGGCCCGGGCGCGCGACCGCCTGGACCGCCTGATGGCGACCCTGCTCGAGCGCCTGCGGGGCGCGCCTGGGCAGGACGAGGAAGCCGCCGCCATCGTCGAGCTGCTGCACGTGCTGCTGCGCCGATCCAATTACCTGGCACTGCTTGCCCAGCAGCCGCGCGCGCTCGAGCGCCTGTTCGCGCTGGCGCGGGGCAGCCGGGGTCTGCTGCGTCGTCTGGTCGAGCAACCGCTGCTCCTGGACGATGTCTTCGATCCCCGGGCACCGGCGCCCCCGGCGGGCGAGGAGATCGCCCAGGAACTGGTGCGCGCCGCGACCGGCGCCGGCGGGGACCCGGAAGCGGTGCTGGCGGCCCTCGCGGAGGCCCGCACCAGCCTGCATTTCCGGCTCGGGCTGGCGGCCGTCGACGGCACCTTGCCCGCGGCGTCGATCGCCGCCGGCCTGGCGGCGATCGCCCGCGGCGTGCTTGCCCAGGTGTTGCACCTGGCGCTCGCCGATACCGTGCGCAGCCACGGCTGGCCAACGGGAGGCGGACCTGCGCGATGCGGCCTGACCCTGGTCGGCTACGGCAGCGTCGGTGCCGGGGAGCTCGGTTTCGCCTCCGACCTGGACCTGGTGTTCGTGTTCGATGACGCCCTGGGCGCTGCCGAAACGGCCGGGCCACGGCCGATCGAGGGGCAACGGTTCTATGCCCGCGTGGTGCAGAAGCTGATCGCCTTCCTGGCGGTGCCGCTACCTGGCGGGCGGCTCTACGAGATCGACGCCCGCCTGCGTCCCGACGGCGCCAAGGGGCTGCTGGTCACCAGCCTGGACGGTTATGCGGCCTACATTCGCGAGCGGGCCTGGACCTGGGAGCAGCAGGCCCTGGTCCGGTCCAGCGTGGTCGCCGGCGACACCGCGCTGGCGGCGCGCTTCGAGGCGCTGCGCGCCGCCGCCCTGGGCCAGACCCGGGATATTCCGGCCCTGCGCGCCGCGGTCGCCGCGATGCGGGCCAGGCTGCGGGCGCAGCTGGACCGCTCGGCACCCGGCCGCTTCGACCTGAAGCAGGGCACCGGCGGACTGGTCGATCTCGAGTTCCTGCTGCAGTTCCTGGTGCTGGCCCACGGCCACGCCCACACGGCCCTGCTCGCCGGGCGCGGCAGCGCCGAGCTGCTGGTCGCCCTGCGGGACGCCGGTGTGCTCGACCCGGCGACCGTCCTGGCGCTGCTGCAGTCGCACGCCGAGCTGCTGTCGCGGGCCCTGGTCAGGACCCTCGACGAGCGGCCCCGGGTGGTGCCGCCCGACGCCGTCCTCGACGCGGCCCGGTTGCCGGTCACTGCCGCCTGGCAGGCGTGGTTGGGTGAGCCCGATGGCGCGCATCCGGGGGGCGCGCCAGCCGAGACCGCCCCTTAG
- a CDS encoding cyclic nucleotide-binding domain-containing protein yields MAVNPARLPEAATGRAHSCSTCAFTNLCRNDGIDENVVAQVEALLVDETSQYAEGQHIFREGDPFDSIAAVRGGTVKTYVLDREGREQVLGFHLPGEVVGLNAIHTQSFPCNAVALEPVVLCRFSFRRMSELAALIPDLQSRLFRLLSEDIGKAALLSGDFSADERMAAFLLSLSRRYARRGFSPTRFNLTMPRTDIANYLRLAPETVSRVLRRFRDEGVTQIDRRDLRLLDLGRLESLALPVLRH; encoded by the coding sequence ATGGCCGTGAACCCGGCCCGGCTGCCGGAGGCCGCGACCGGGCGCGCGCACTCCTGCTCGACCTGCGCCTTCACCAACCTGTGCCGCAACGACGGCATCGACGAGAACGTCGTCGCCCAGGTGGAGGCCCTGCTGGTCGACGAGACCTCGCAGTACGCCGAAGGCCAGCACATCTTCCGGGAGGGCGATCCGTTCGATTCGATCGCCGCGGTACGGGGCGGCACGGTCAAGACCTATGTGCTCGACCGGGAAGGTCGCGAGCAGGTGCTGGGCTTCCACCTGCCCGGCGAAGTGGTCGGCCTCAACGCCATCCATACCCAGTCCTTCCCCTGCAACGCCGTGGCGCTTGAGCCGGTGGTGCTGTGCCGGTTCTCGTTCCGGCGCATGAGCGAGCTGGCCGCGCTGATCCCCGACCTGCAGTCCCGGCTGTTCCGGCTGCTCAGCGAGGACATCGGCAAGGCCGCCCTGCTCTCGGGCGACTTCAGCGCCGACGAGCGGATGGCCGCGTTCCTGCTGTCGCTGTCGCGCCGCTACGCGCGGCGCGGCTTCTCGCCGACCCGGTTCAACCTGACCATGCCACGCACCGACATCGCCAACTACCTGCGCCTGGCACCCGAGACGGTCAGCCGGGTGCTGCGACGGTTCCGCGACGAAGGCGTGACGCAGATCGACCGGCGCGACCTGCGGCTGCTCGACCTGGGCCGCCTGGAATCCCTCGCCCTGCCCGTCCTGCGGCACTGA
- a CDS encoding cation:proton antiporter produces the protein MHPITLLQDLAIILVVAAAATLLCHALRQPVVLGYLIAGLVIGPHTPPWPLIADGHTIQAFAEVGLVLLMFGLGLHFSIGKLMRVGRIAVIVALVEIVTMVALGYSLARAFGWGTMDALFLGAILSISSTTIIIKALQDLKMTERPFAQVIFGTLIVEDILAIAMLALLSGLSAVGGIEQLSMQTVAGKLGELALFLVLTTVAGLLVLPRLFAFVARYDSDEMLLVTALGVCFAISLLAYQLEYSIALGAFLAGVLVSESPAGARIEASVAPVRDMFSAVFFVAIGMMIDPAVLAQYWLPVALITLVVVVGKVGSCALGAFLAGAPPQRALRSGMGMAQIGEFSFIIAQHGTAAGVVSSFLYPITVAVSAVTTFLTPYLIRGSDGFARLLSRWLPEPLKQPARYYQRWLHSLGAVAEDDRRMIRRILRRITLYIVLDLALVVALLAFAGLLANRFRSELDALWPHASWTVPIAALVLCLPIVIHAIGKQRALAMALADLGVGSGRPFGRALLRHLLFVLMLVPLLLIVFGFAIAAVGPGPGLVLLALLVAIAAVLWRQLASLYTRAQLDITATLSERPPDTPQ, from the coding sequence ATGCACCCGATCACGCTCCTGCAGGATCTGGCGATCATCCTGGTGGTGGCGGCGGCGGCCACCCTGCTCTGCCACGCCCTGCGGCAACCCGTGGTGCTGGGCTACCTGATCGCCGGCCTGGTGATCGGTCCGCATACGCCGCCTTGGCCGCTGATCGCCGACGGCCACACCATCCAGGCGTTCGCCGAGGTCGGCCTGGTGCTGCTGATGTTCGGGCTGGGCCTGCATTTCTCGATCGGCAAGCTGATGCGGGTCGGCCGCATCGCGGTGATCGTCGCACTGGTCGAGATCGTCACCATGGTCGCGCTGGGGTACTCGCTGGCGCGGGCGTTCGGCTGGGGCACCATGGATGCCCTGTTCCTCGGCGCGATCCTGTCGATCTCCTCGACCACGATCATCATCAAGGCCCTGCAGGACCTGAAGATGACCGAGCGGCCGTTCGCCCAGGTCATCTTCGGGACCCTGATCGTCGAGGACATCCTGGCGATCGCCATGCTGGCCCTGCTTTCGGGCCTGAGCGCGGTCGGCGGCATCGAACAGCTGAGCATGCAGACGGTCGCCGGCAAGCTGGGCGAGCTGGCACTGTTCCTGGTCCTGACCACGGTCGCCGGCCTGCTGGTGCTGCCCCGGCTGTTCGCCTTCGTCGCCCGCTACGACAGCGACGAGATGCTTCTTGTCACGGCGCTGGGCGTGTGCTTCGCGATCTCGCTGTTGGCGTACCAGCTCGAGTACAGCATCGCCCTGGGCGCCTTCCTGGCCGGCGTGCTGGTCTCCGAAAGCCCCGCCGGCGCCCGCATCGAAGCCAGCGTGGCGCCGGTGCGCGACATGTTCAGCGCGGTGTTCTTCGTGGCCATCGGCATGATGATCGACCCGGCCGTGCTGGCGCAGTACTGGTTGCCGGTGGCGCTGATCACCCTGGTGGTGGTGGTCGGCAAGGTCGGCAGCTGCGCGCTCGGCGCGTTCCTGGCGGGGGCGCCGCCACAACGGGCCCTGCGCTCGGGCATGGGCATGGCGCAGATCGGCGAGTTCAGCTTCATCATCGCCCAGCACGGCACCGCCGCCGGGGTGGTCAGCAGCTTCCTCTACCCGATCACGGTCGCGGTCTCGGCGGTGACCACCTTCCTCACCCCCTACCTGATCCGCGGCTCCGACGGCTTCGCCCGACTGCTGTCGCGCTGGCTGCCGGAACCCCTCAAGCAGCCGGCACGCTATTACCAGCGCTGGCTGCATTCGCTGGGCGCGGTCGCCGAGGACGACCGCCGCATGATCCGCCGCATCCTGCGCCGGATCACCCTGTACATCGTGCTCGACCTGGCCCTCGTGGTGGCCCTGCTGGCCTTTGCCGGCCTGCTCGCCAACCGGTTCCGGAGCGAGCTCGACGCGCTCTGGCCGCACGCATCCTGGACGGTGCCGATCGCGGCCCTGGTGCTGTGCCTGCCGATCGTCATCCACGCGATCGGCAAGCAGCGCGCCCTGGCGATGGCACTGGCCGACCTCGGCGTCGGCAGCGGCCGGCCGTTCGGTCGCGCCCTGCTTCGTCACCTGCTGTTCGTGCTGATGCTGGTGCCGCTGCTGCTCATCGTGTTCGGGTTCGCGATCGCCGCGGTCGGGCCGGGACCGGGCCTGGTTCTGCTCGCGCTGCTGGTGGCGATCGCGGCGGTGCTGTGGCGGCAGCTCGCCAGCCTGTACACGCGCGCCCAGCTCGACATCACCGCAACCCTGTCGGAGCGCCCACCGGACACGCCGCAATGA
- the ccoN gene encoding cytochrome-c oxidase, cbb3-type subunit I yields the protein MSTAAAVERYNDKVVRQFAVMTLIWGIVGMLVGVLIAAQLYWPALNFDIPWLSYGRLRPLHTNAVIFAFGGSALFATSYWVVQRTCHARLFGGPLAAFTFWGWQAVIVLAAITLPLGLTQGKEYAELEWPIDILITLVWVAYAVVFFGTIMRRRIKHIYVANWFYGAFIITVAILHIFNNIWIPAGLGKSYPVYSGAVDAMVQWWYGHNAVGFFLTAGFLGMMYYFVPKQVGRPVYSYRLSIVHFWALIAIYMWAGPHHLQYTALPDWAQSLGMVFSLILLAPSWGGGINGIMTLSGAWYKLRTDPIIKFMVVAISFYMMSTFEGPMMSIKTVNALSHYTDWTIGHVHSGALGWVAMISIGAMYMLYPWVFGTKAMYSTKLIDVHFWMHTIGVLLYAASMWIAGVMQGLMWRATNDDGTLTYTFVESLVATYPYYLVRLLGGLLVIAGMLLMAWNTWKTWTLSRRVPDEVPVPVAAHA from the coding sequence ATGTCCACCGCTGCCGCCGTAGAGCGCTACAACGACAAGGTCGTCCGCCAGTTCGCCGTCATGACCCTGATCTGGGGCATCGTCGGCATGCTGGTCGGCGTCCTGATTGCCGCCCAGTTGTACTGGCCGGCCCTCAATTTCGACATTCCGTGGCTGAGCTACGGCCGGCTGCGGCCGCTGCACACCAACGCGGTGATCTTCGCGTTCGGCGGCAGCGCACTGTTCGCGACCAGCTACTGGGTGGTGCAACGCACCTGCCACGCGCGGCTGTTCGGCGGCCCCCTGGCGGCGTTCACCTTCTGGGGCTGGCAGGCGGTCATCGTGCTGGCCGCGATCACCCTGCCGCTGGGCCTGACCCAGGGCAAGGAGTACGCCGAGCTGGAATGGCCGATCGACATCCTGATCACCCTGGTCTGGGTGGCCTACGCGGTGGTGTTCTTCGGCACCATCATGCGGCGCAGGATCAAGCACATCTACGTGGCCAACTGGTTCTACGGCGCCTTCATCATCACGGTCGCGATCCTGCACATCTTCAACAACATCTGGATCCCGGCCGGGCTGGGCAAGTCCTACCCGGTCTACTCCGGCGCCGTCGATGCGATGGTGCAGTGGTGGTACGGGCACAACGCGGTCGGCTTCTTCCTGACCGCGGGCTTCCTCGGAATGATGTACTACTTCGTGCCCAAGCAGGTCGGCCGGCCGGTGTACTCCTACCGGCTGTCGATCGTGCACTTCTGGGCGCTGATCGCAATCTACATGTGGGCCGGCCCGCACCACCTGCAGTACACCGCGCTGCCGGACTGGGCGCAGTCGCTGGGCATGGTGTTCTCGCTGATCCTGCTGGCGCCGAGCTGGGGCGGCGGCATCAACGGCATCATGACCCTGAGCGGCGCCTGGTACAAGTTGCGCACCGATCCCATCATCAAGTTCATGGTGGTCGCCATCTCGTTCTACATGATGTCGACCTTCGAGGGCCCGATGATGTCGATCAAGACCGTCAACGCGCTCAGCCACTACACCGACTGGACGATCGGCCACGTGCACTCCGGGGCCCTGGGCTGGGTGGCGATGATCTCGATCGGCGCCATGTACATGCTCTACCCCTGGGTGTTCGGCACCAAGGCGATGTACTCGACCAAGCTGATCGACGTGCACTTCTGGATGCACACCATCGGCGTGCTGCTGTACGCGGCGTCGATGTGGATCGCCGGCGTCATGCAGGGCCTGATGTGGCGCGCCACCAACGATGACGGCACCCTGACCTACACCTTCGTGGAGTCGCTGGTGGCGACCTACCCGTACTACCTGGTGCGCCTGCTCGGCGGCCTGCTGGTGATCGCCGGCATGCTGTTGATGGCCTGGAACACCTGGAAGACCTGGACGCTTTCCCGCAGGGTGCCGGACGAAGTTCCGGTCCCGGTGGCCGCGCACGCCTGA
- a CDS encoding mitochondrial fission ELM1 family protein, whose translation MKACWVFSDAAAGNQRQARALARALLPQATMREVEVALRLPWRWLAPSGPADFRRALTGTSAVDLGPPWPALAVGCGRAAALATAGLRQVSGGATRVVQVLDPRRGRHRYDALVLPAHDRVRGDNVVTTLGALNEIDDGWLAAGRQAFADLGRLPGPRIAVLVGGPTRALRLDRAYLDGMLDLLERWLQRQGGSLLVTCSRRTPAGPAAHLRRRLAGLPGRFWAGPADGDNPYAGLLGWAEHVVCTADSANLLSEASATRVPVHVHLPRAPTGRVGRLIGELVALDRIRPLREEPAAWHVLPVRELARITPVLRERLDLPTTPP comes from the coding sequence ATGAAGGCCTGCTGGGTGTTCAGCGATGCCGCTGCCGGCAACCAGAGGCAGGCGCGCGCCCTGGCGCGGGCGCTGCTGCCCCAGGCGACGATGCGGGAGGTCGAGGTCGCGCTGCGACTGCCATGGCGGTGGCTGGCACCTTCCGGGCCGGCGGACTTCCGACGCGCGCTGACCGGCACGTCGGCCGTCGACCTGGGGCCGCCCTGGCCTGCGCTTGCGGTCGGCTGCGGACGCGCCGCCGCCCTGGCCACCGCCGGTCTGCGCCAGGTTTCCGGCGGCGCGACGCGGGTGGTGCAGGTCCTGGATCCGCGCCGCGGCAGGCACCGCTACGATGCCCTGGTGCTGCCGGCGCACGACCGGGTGCGCGGCGACAACGTGGTCACCACCCTGGGCGCCCTCAACGAGATCGACGACGGCTGGCTGGCGGCTGGCCGGCAGGCGTTCGCCGACCTGGGACGCCTGCCCGGTCCCCGCATCGCGGTGCTGGTCGGCGGCCCGACCCGCGCCCTGCGCCTGGATCGCGCCTATCTGGACGGCATGCTGGACCTGCTCGAGCGCTGGCTGCAGCGCCAGGGCGGCAGCCTCCTGGTGACCTGTTCGCGGCGCACGCCGGCCGGACCGGCGGCCCACCTGCGCCGGCGCCTGGCGGGCCTGCCCGGCCGCTTCTGGGCCGGGCCTGCCGATGGCGACAACCCCTACGCCGGCCTGCTCGGCTGGGCCGAGCACGTGGTCTGCACGGCCGACTCGGCCAACCTCCTGTCGGAGGCCAGCGCCACCCGGGTGCCGGTGCACGTGCATCTGCCGCGCGCTCCGACGGGCCGGGTCGGCCGCCTGATCGGCGAGCTTGTGGCGCTGGACCGGATCCGCCCGCTCCGGGAGGAGCCTGCTGCCTGGCATGTCCTGCCCGTCCGGGAACTGGCCAGGATCACCCCCGTGCTGCGCGAGCGCCTGGACCTGCCGACGACGCCGCCCTGA
- a CDS encoding cbb3-type cytochrome c oxidase subunit 3, translating to MSAGVFNGIVTAVLLLAFLGLVAWAWSGKRKKDFEQASRLPLDDDNGKSP from the coding sequence ATGAGCGCCGGCGTGTTCAACGGCATCGTGACCGCGGTGCTGCTGCTGGCCTTCCTCGGCCTGGTCGCCTGGGCCTGGAGCGGCAAGCGCAAGAAGGACTTCGAGCAGGCGTCCCGCCTGCCCCTGGATGACGACAACGGAAAATCGCCATGA
- the ccoO gene encoding cytochrome-c oxidase, cbb3-type subunit II, producing the protein MSKSHEKVEKNVGLMMILIVIAVSFGGLAQIIPLMYQAEAIEPLPGVEPYPPLELAGRDVYIREGCYNCHSQMVRTLRFETERYGHYSMAGESVYDRPFQWGSKRTGPDLARVGGRYSDEWHRVHLINPRDVVPESNMPSYPWLARRQLDGSDVQRRMRALRMIGDPYTDEQIDGAPSALAGKTEMDAVIAYLQGLGRHAPRTR; encoded by the coding sequence ATGAGCAAGAGCCACGAGAAGGTCGAGAAGAACGTCGGCCTGATGATGATCCTGATCGTCATCGCGGTGTCCTTCGGGGGACTGGCGCAGATCATCCCCCTGATGTACCAGGCCGAGGCGATCGAGCCCCTGCCGGGCGTCGAGCCCTACCCGCCGCTGGAGCTGGCCGGCCGCGACGTCTACATCCGCGAGGGCTGCTACAACTGCCATTCGCAGATGGTGCGCACCCTGCGCTTCGAGACCGAGCGCTACGGCCACTATTCGATGGCCGGCGAGTCGGTGTACGACCGGCCGTTCCAGTGGGGCAGCAAGCGCACCGGCCCCGACCTGGCCCGTGTCGGCGGCCGCTACAGCGACGAATGGCACCGGGTCCACCTGATCAATCCGCGCGACGTCGTGCCGGAGTCGAACATGCCGTCCTACCCGTGGCTGGCCCGGCGGCAACTGGACGGCAGCGACGTGCAGCGGCGGATGCGCGCGCTGCGCATGATCGGCGACCCGTACACCGACGAGCAGATCGACGGCGCGCCGTCGGCGCTGGCCGGCAAGACCGAGATGGACGCCGTGATCGCCTACCTGCAGGGCCTGGGCCGGCACGCGCCCAGGACGCGGTGA